Proteins co-encoded in one Chroicocephalus ridibundus chromosome 6, bChrRid1.1, whole genome shotgun sequence genomic window:
- the REEP3 gene encoding receptor expression-enhancing protein 3: protein MVSWMISRAVVLVFGMLYPAYYSYKAVKTKNVKEYVRWMMYWIVFALYTVTETITDLTVSWFPLYYELKIAFVIWLLSPYTRGASLIYRKFLHPLLSSKEREIDEYIVQAKERGYETMVNFGRQGLNLAATAAVTAAVKSQGAITEKLRSFSMHDLTTIQGDEPVGQGPYQTLPEAKKKTRASASESSGYKTPLEKNPGDDKTDEEVEGTHSEDEMFAQRGLRRTQSMKSVKSIKGRKEIRYGSLKYRVKKRTAVYF, encoded by the exons GCTGGTgtttgggatgttgtatcctgcATATTACTCATACAAAGCTGTGAAGACAAAAAATGTGAAGGAATAT gttCGCTGGATGATGTATTGGATTGTGTTTGCTCTTTATACAGTTACTGAAACAATAACTGACCTAACAGTCTCTTG GTTCCCACTGTACTATGAACTGAAGATAGCTTTTGTTATTTGGCTCCTTTCCCCATACACTAGAGGGGCGAGTTTAATCTACAGAAAATTTCTCCACCCGCTTCTTTCTTCTAAAGAACGG GAGATTGATGAGTACATCGTACAAGCCAAAGAAAGAGGCTATGAGACCATGGTGAATTTTGGAAGGCAAGGGTTGAATTTGGCAGCAActgctgcagtgacagcagcTGTAAAG AGTCAAGGTGCGATAACTGAGAAATTGAGAAGTTTCAGTATGCATGATTTGACTACTATACAAGGAGATGAGCCAGTAGGACAGGGGCCCTATCAGACATTaccagaagcaaaaaagaaaaccagagccTCTGCAAGTGAATCTTCAG gttACAAAACTCCCCTGGAAAAAAATCCTGGAGATGATAAAACAGATGAAGAGGTGGAGGGGACACATTCGGAGGATGAAATGTTTGCTCAGAGAGGCCTTCGAAGAACTCAGAGCATGAAATCTGTAAAAAGTATTAAAGGTCGTAAAGAG aTACGGTATGGATCACTGAAATACAGAGTAAAGAAGAGAACCGCTGTATACTTCTAA